The Salvia splendens isolate huo1 chromosome 21, SspV2, whole genome shotgun sequence genome includes a window with the following:
- the LOC121785206 gene encoding zinc finger protein ZAT4-like, producing the protein MEQVDHKSNHKCKFCRKMFPCGRSLGGHMRSHLITSSDEPSLCTKKKKTKKRSQRYSDESSLDLSSSSSEQEEVAFTLILLSMDCTNSDSNNNNRIKSNRNDQSEDNKFRCMICNKAFSSYQALGGHRASHKKFKGCCAPTTTNPPHNLQDCKKK; encoded by the coding sequence ATGGAACAAGTTGATCACAAATCAAACCACAAGTGCAAATTCTGCCGCAAAATGTTCCCCTGCGGCCGGTCCCTCGGTGGCCACATGAGGTCTCACTTGATCACCTCCAGCGACGAACCATCATTATgcacgaagaagaagaagacgaagaagcGATCTCAAAGGTACTCGGACGAGTCCTCCCTTgatctctcctcctcctcctccgagCAGGAGGAGGTTGCCTTCACCTTGATACTCCTCTCCATGGATTGCACCAATTCTGACTCCAACAACAATAACAGAATCAAGAGCAACCGGAATGATCAATCCGAGGATAACAAGTTTAGGTGCATGATTTGCAACAAGGCCTTCTCGTCATACCAAGCATTAGGTGGTCACAGAGCAAGCCACAAAAAGTTCAAAGGTTGTTGTGCTCCGACAACAACAAATCCACCTCACAATCTTCAAGATTGCAAGAAAAAGTAA